A genomic window from Solanum stenotomum isolate F172 chromosome 10, ASM1918654v1, whole genome shotgun sequence includes:
- the LOC125842973 gene encoding uncharacterized protein LOC125842973, with the protein MEFMSSPLRCIGFDGCFLKGVSRGQLLVAVCKDGNNQMLPLAWAVVEVENTFTWKWFIKLVRHDLELGDGTELTTITDMQKGLDKAIQDLLPNAEQRMCARHVLANWSKN; encoded by the exons ATGGAGTTCATGTCCTCACCCTTACG ATGTATAGGATTTGATGGTTGCTTCTTGAAAGGTGTTTCTAGAGGTCAATTACTTGTGGCTGTTTGTAAGGATGGGAACAACCAAATGCTACCACTAGCATGGGCAGTTGTTGAGGTTGAAAACACATTCACTTGGAAATGGTTTATCAAGCTTGTAAGACATGATCTTGAGCTAGGAGATGGAACAGAATTGACAACTATTACTGATATGCAAAag GGTCTTGACAAAGCTATTCAAGATCTTCTACCAAATGCAGAACAAAGAATGTGTGCAAGACATGTTCTAGCCAACTGGTCTAAGAATTGA